One genomic region from Desulfatibacillum aliphaticivorans DSM 15576 encodes:
- a CDS encoding AMP-binding protein, which translates to MNRPEETLNALREHEGEIWMHTGEVGRMAEDGFVYVVDRAKDMIIVGGYKVFSSEVEDKLFKHPAIEMCALVGVPNPERPDSEIVKIFIQKSAAYKDVSDEKDARPPPVIGGNCMGH; encoded by the coding sequence TTGAATCGTCCGGAGGAAACCCTCAACGCCTTAAGGGAGCACGAGGGCGAAATCTGGATGCACACCGGGGAGGTGGGCAGGATGGCCGAGGACGGTTTCGTCTACGTGGTGGATCGCGCCAAAGACATGATCATTGTCGGCGGGTACAAAGTGTTTTCCTCGGAAGTGGAAGACAAGCTGTTCAAGCACCCGGCCATAGAGATGTGCGCTTTGGTCGGCGTCCCCAACCCCGAAAGGCCGGACAGCGAAATCGTGAAGATTTTCATCCAGAAAAGCGCCGCGTACAAGGACGTTTCCGACGAAAAAGACGCCCGCCCCCCTCCAGTCATAGGCGGGAATTGCATGGGTCACTGA
- a CDS encoding PaaI family thioesterase encodes MSNHSDPMISIIEEGIDFVKRMGLKVVDLKRGYCKLSAPIKGNENHIGTMYAGALFTLAEIPGGALSWSSFDLNKFFPIIKEMSISYRRPVTTDAYVEISISEDEIARIEEEASTKGKSDFILEGEIKDESGQVTALSKGLYQLRLRK; translated from the coding sequence ATGAGCAACCATTCCGATCCTATGATCAGCATCATTGAAGAGGGAATCGACTTCGTCAAAAGGATGGGGTTGAAGGTGGTGGATTTAAAGAGGGGGTATTGTAAGCTGTCTGCACCCATCAAAGGAAATGAAAATCACATAGGAACCATGTATGCCGGCGCTCTGTTCACGCTGGCGGAAATCCCAGGCGGGGCCCTCAGCTGGTCCAGCTTTGACCTCAACAAGTTTTTTCCCATTATCAAGGAGATGAGCATTTCCTACCGCAGGCCGGTCACCACGGATGCGTATGTGGAAATTAGCATCTCGGAAGATGAAATCGCCCGTATCGAGGAGGAGGCATCCACCAAGGGAAAGAGTGATTTTATTTTGGAAGGCGAAATCAAGGATGAGTCCGGGCAGGTGACTGCGTTGAGCAAGGGCCTGTATCAGCTTCGCCTGCGCAAGTAG